From the Leptospira congkakensis genome, the window AAGTAGAAATAAACAAAGGTGCCACAGGAACAAGCAGTGCTTCTATCATAACAACAAACAAAGATATTATGTTAGCTACGAACAAAGGTGGAACAAATATCGAAGTAACTTTTACTTTGAACTCCCCTACAAGTTCTCTCGATGTGATTGCCTACGGGACAGGTAATCCACTCAGTGGGCCTACTTACCGTTTGATTGCAGGAGCTCAAACTCAATATAAAAATGTTTCCAATGTATTTGCAAATACAGGCAAAGGTGGATCCGTTTCTGCACCTATACCAACGATTGGAGCCAACCATACTTTTTGTTTGGACTTTCAATATACATCCGGTGGCTCTCGTTTTTTAAATGGGTTCAACAAACCATGTGCGGAACTTAGCGATACAGAAAGAGGATCTATGTCCTACTATCCGATTATGCAAATGATGAATGTTCCCGTGTATACAGGTGGAAACCGATTGGGTTTCGTTCTAAATGGAGCCACCATCACTTCGTTTACAATTGGATCCATTGTATCAAATACAGAAATGTAAATTCTCTCTCCAAACACTTGTCATACTGGTGAATCAAGTAACCAGTATGATTTTTTGGGAAAGGACCCATAACTCAAATGAAACTTAAAAAAATAATCATTTTACTTTTAATCTCCACTCCATTATTTTCCAAAGATTTAACAATAGAAAATGCATATATCAAATATACATCCTCATCTACTTCTGTTGTTTATCTTAGTTTAGTGAACTCGAGTACAGTCGAAAAAAAACTAATCCAGGCAAAATCAAACATTGCAGATCGTGTAGAACTATTTACAATGTTACCTTCTGAACAAGGTATGAAGATGATTCCTATTTCAGAAATCTTCATTCCCAAAAAAAATTCAGTCCATCTCACTCCGAGAGGGTTCCATATCATGCTCTTCGGAATCAAGTCTCCTCTAAAACTAAAAGAATTCATTCCCTTTCGGTTTGTTTTTTCCGACGGGTCTGAGATTCAAACAAACATTCCAATAGAAAAAAATTCACCTAACAAAGATTTTAACAATAAAACGCTAACTACGACATTCAAAAATGGAACAGCAAACAATTCTCCACTGAATTTAGATGAAACGGATATGTCGAATTATGAACCAAACCAAACAAATAATTCAACAAACATAAATTATTCGGAACATGATCACTCAAACCACCTAGGACATGAAAATCATAATCGTGCTGATATGTTAGCTCCTGCAGGGATCATGAACCCACACATTCACGAACCAGGAAAGTGGATGATCGACTATCGTTATATGGGAATGAAGATGTGGGGATTACAATCAGGCACACGAGGCCAATCGGATTTAGGTACGTTATACACACCTTATACCGACCCTACTGTTCAAATGCCCACCGGTAGTTTGATTACAAGTTCTCCTATTGGAACAACAATTCCAATCATTTCACCTAACAAGTACAACTACATGTCCGTTCCAACAGATATGGTTATGGAGATGAATATGGTGAGTGCCATGACGTCTATTTCAGACAAATGGATGATTATGTTTATGGTGCCTGCAGTCAAAAATAGAATGACAATGGTATCTAGTAATTTTGATCGTGCACCTATGAGTTCCGCAGGCATCGGTGATGTTAGTTTTAGTACTGCTTATCGACTTATCAAAACAGAACATCAGAATTTTTTTACCGGGATGGGAATTTCTCTTCCAACTGGATCTATTGATGAAAGAGACAACATGCCCATGATGGGAAAACAAAAAGTTCCTTATAATATGTTACCAGGATCAGGAACGTATAGTTTGTTACCTCAAATTTCGTATAACGGAAATTATAAGAAAATTTCTTGGGGAGTCCAATCACAAGCCAATTTAAGAATTGGAAAAAATGATAATAACTACCGCTTTGGAAATCGATATGAAATTTCTGGTTGGTTATCTTTCTTAATACATGAAAGTACGTCATTTTCACTTCGTGTAGCAAAACAAAGATGGTTGAATCTACAAGGTATGGATGCAACACTTGATCCCAAAATGGATCCACAAAACGATCCTTACCGTCAAGGTGGAATGCGAAGTGACCTCCTTATCGGTGTTAACTTTTTAGTCACATCCGGAGTTTTACAGGGAACTCGTTTTGGTTTTGAGTATGGCAAACCATTTCATCAAAATTTAAATGGACCTCAATTGGCAACAAGAGAACTGATCAACGTTTTTGCTTCTTTTACTTTTTAAAAGAATTTCATATTTGATTTTTTGGGCGCACATCTCCGGCTCTACGCTGCAATCTTTCCTTACGGAAAGGATTTCCGCTGCGATCCGGGGCGCTCGTAATTTAGAAATTCTATATTGACGTAAGAACCTCAAACAAGATACATTTGGTAAAATCCAACTCAATCCTTTTCATTTAAATTAAATATCATGACAGATTCAAAACTTATCATAAGAAATGCCACAGCAAACGATGTTACATCCATTGTCCCGTTAATTTATTCTTCAGGCCCTAAAGCGTGGACATTTGTTTTCTCAGAAGGGAAAAAAACAGCATTTGATTTTTTAAACTCATCCTATATCCAACGTGGAAATACAGTTTCGTATTCAAACCATTATGTGGCAGA encodes:
- a CDS encoding copper chaperone PCu(A)C, translated to MKLKKIIILLLISTPLFSKDLTIENAYIKYTSSSTSVVYLSLVNSSTVEKKLIQAKSNIADRVELFTMLPSEQGMKMIPISEIFIPKKNSVHLTPRGFHIMLFGIKSPLKLKEFIPFRFVFSDGSEIQTNIPIEKNSPNKDFNNKTLTTTFKNGTANNSPLNLDETDMSNYEPNQTNNSTNINYSEHDHSNHLGHENHNRADMLAPAGIMNPHIHEPGKWMIDYRYMGMKMWGLQSGTRGQSDLGTLYTPYTDPTVQMPTGSLITSSPIGTTIPIISPNKYNYMSVPTDMVMEMNMVSAMTSISDKWMIMFMVPAVKNRMTMVSSNFDRAPMSSAGIGDVSFSTAYRLIKTEHQNFFTGMGISLPTGSIDERDNMPMMGKQKVPYNMLPGSGTYSLLPQISYNGNYKKISWGVQSQANLRIGKNDNNYRFGNRYEISGWLSFLIHESTSFSLRVAKQRWLNLQGMDATLDPKMDPQNDPYRQGGMRSDLLIGVNFLVTSGVLQGTRFGFEYGKPFHQNLNGPQLATRELINVFASFTF